ACTTCTCCGCCAGCATAAAAATAAAAGTTGTTATTTTTCATTTCTTTTTTTAATTGATTTATTTTTTGGGGATTTCCAGCTTCTTTTAATCCAACAATTAATCTATTTTTTAAAAGTTCTTTTATACTATCAGTTGTTAAATCAAATCCAGTTCTTCCAGGATTATTATAAATAATAACATCTTTATTAGCTTTTTCTATTATATTATTAGCATATATAATTGCTTCATGTTGAGATGGTAAAATATATGGTGAAAATCCTAATAAAATTCCACTTATTTTTGTTTTACTTATTTTTTCAGCTAAATAAACAGCCTCTTTTTCTCTAATACTAGAAACTCCAAATATTCTCTCCATTTCATCAATTAAATAACTATTTTCTAAGGCATTAAGTAATTCAATTTTTTCATCTAGAGATAAACTATGTTGTTCTCCAGTACTTCCACAAACCATAACTGATTTTATTGAATTTTTATACAAATTTTCAATATGTGTAAGTGTCAAATTTATATTTAATGATTCATCTTCATTAAATGCAGTTGGAACTGCTATATGAAATCTTTCGGTTATCATGGTTTCAACTCTCCTTATATTTAATTTTTTATTAGTATAATATGGTTAAAATAATTTTTTTCTTTTTTATAATTCATAAATTTCAAGTGGAAGATTATCAGGATCTTGAAAAAATGTAAATCTTTTTCCTGTTATTTCATCAACTCTAATAGGTTCACATTGTATCTCTTTAGAATTTAAATATTCCACCATTTTAAATATATCTTCAACTTCAAAAGCTAAGTGACGTAATCCTGTAGCTTCTGGATAGCTCAATCTTTTAGGAGACTCTAAAAAAGAAAAAAGTTCAATTTCACAATTCCCAATTGCTAAGTCTAGTTTATATGAATTTCTCTCTTTACGATAAGTCTCCTTTATAATTTCAAGATTTAAAATTTCTGTGTAAAAGTTTTTTGATTTTGCATAATCTGAACAAATTATTGCAACATGATGAATTTTTTTTAAATACATATTTCCGTTACCTTTTAGTCTATGAATGAGCCATATTTATTTTTCTAATTTCACGATATTTGGGCTCTTATAGTAACGGTTATTCACCCCCGAGATTTTTTGTATTTTCGTGAAATAATTAAGAGAGAAAATAAATGATCTTCTACTCATTTCCTTCTAATTTCTATTTTCTCCACTCATAGTTAGTAAGTCGTTATGAAATCTTTTACCATGATTTGGATGCTTTAAATATGCAAGTTCATGTAAAACTACATATACTTTATTGAATTATTAAAAATACTTTAAATTTAAAATACAGCAAATAGCGAAAAAAATCAAGAAAAACAGGGGAAATGTGGGATATTTTGTATAAAATTTAGTGTTTAATCTATACTACATTCTAGATAAAACACCAAA
The Cetobacterium somerae ATCC BAA-474 DNA segment above includes these coding regions:
- a CDS encoding dihydrodipicolinate synthase family protein, whose amino-acid sequence is MITERFHIAVPTAFNEDESLNINLTLTHIENLYKNSIKSVMVCGSTGEQHSLSLDEKIELLNALENSYLIDEMERIFGVSSIREKEAVYLAEKISKTKISGILLGFSPYILPSQHEAIIYANNIIEKANKDVIIYNNPGRTGFDLTTDSIKELLKNRLIVGLKEAGNPQKINQLKKEMKNNNFYFYAGGEVNLAEKIKLGFNSLSSMCGNIEPILVRNYFNSLYENSSTQDNDLKKVKILIEEVFKTSPISKIKHILNKNKNTIGVCRKPLGN
- the gloA2 gene encoding SMU1112c/YaeR family gloxylase I-like metalloprotein, which codes for MYLKKIHHVAIICSDYAKSKNFYTEILNLEIIKETYRKERNSYKLDLAIGNCEIELFSFLESPKRLSYPEATGLRHLAFEVEDIFKMVEYLNSKEIQCEPIRVDEITGKRFTFFQDPDNLPLEIYEL